The nucleotide sequence AAACTCGGGGATCAAGATCGCAATAGACGACTTTGGGACCGGATATTCATCTCTTGCAAGAGAACAGGAGTTAAATGTCGACTGTCTCAAGATCGACAAATATTTTATTGACAAGCTCCTGGAACTGCATCCTGACAATGCTATAACCGCTGAAGTAATATCGATGGCGCACAAGATGGGCCATCGGGTAACAGCAGAGGGCGTGGAACATGAAATACAAAAAGAGTATCTGGTTAACAACGGATGTGACAGTTTCCAGGGGTATCTCTTTGCCGGACCGCTTGATGAGAATACAGC is from Synergistaceae bacterium and encodes:
- a CDS encoding EAL domain-containing protein, with the translated sequence NSGIKIAIDDFGTGYSSLAREQELNVDCLKIDKYFIDKLLELHPDNAITAEVISMAHKMGHRVTAEGVEHEIQKEYLVNNGCDSFQGYLFAGPLDENTALEMIKKHGDTEGSDPHNRQNTKLP